From a single Nicotiana tabacum cultivar K326 chromosome 8, ASM71507v2, whole genome shotgun sequence genomic region:
- the LOC142163485 gene encoding amino acid permease 6-like: MYVSTELESGDVKKKNFDDDGREKRTGTLLTASAHIITAVIGSGVLSLAWVIAQLGWVAGPAVLFAFSFITYFTSTLLADCYRSPGPISDKRNCTYMDVVHLGGVKVTLCGLAQYANFVGVTIRYTITTSISMVAVNRGCHSNPDFKLIGFRSLFF; this comes from the coding sequence ATGTACGTATCAACAGAACTCGAAAGCGGAgatgttaaaaaaaaaaactttgatGATGATGGGCGTGAGAAAAGAACTGGGACGTTACTAACGGCAAGTGCACATATTATCACTGCTGTAATTGGTTCAGGAGTGCTTTCTTTAGCATGGGTTATAGCCCAGTTAGGATGGGTGGCTGGTCCTGCTGTTCTCTTTGCTTTTTCTTTCATTACATACTTCACTTCTACACTTCTTGCCGACTGTTACCGTTCTCCCGGCCCCATCTCCGACAAGAGAAACTGCACTTACATGGACGTTGTTCACTTAGGAGGTGTGAAGGTAACACTGTGTGGACTTGCACAATATGCTAACTTCGTCGGAGTTACCATTAGATACACTATTACAACATCTATCAGTATGGTGGCAGTAAATCGAGGTTGCCATTCAAACCCGGACTTCAAACTAATAGGTTtccgttctcttttcttttag